Proteins from a genomic interval of Verrucomicrobiota bacterium:
- a CDS encoding SEL1-like repeat protein — MGSLAATWALFAACTSSELSAAREKALKGDAQAQLELAQMYLYGKGAKQDHEEAAKQGDPEAKAELAAMPDKPAMPPEPK; from the coding sequence TTGGGGTCGCTCGCCGCGACGTGGGCGCTGTTCGCTGCGTGCACTTCGTCCGAACTTTCAGCCGCGAGAGAGAAGGCGCTCAAGGGGGACGCGCAGGCGCAGCTCGAACTCGCGCAGATGTATCTCTACGGCAAGGGCGCGAAACAGGATCACGAGGAGGCGGCCAAACAGGGCGATCCCGAAGCGAAGGCCGAACTCGCCGCGATGCCCGACAAACCCGCGATGCCTCCCGAGCCCAAGTAG
- a CDS encoding DUF1552 domain-containing protein, with protein MSFISRRQFLRAAGVSLALPALDSSAPFARAAAAGPIRRMVCCCATLGIHAENLFPATTGRDFELTPYLEPLKEFRRGFTLFSGVSHPEVDGGHSSEASFLTAAPHPGASSFRNTISLDQFVLEKLPPATRFGSLVLNTGNGGTGLSVSRSGVKVPADWRPSEVFKKLFVNGTPREVAQQGDRLRDGRSIMDTVAGDAKRLQSRVTARDREKLDEYFTTVREVEQRLKLAEDWAKKPKPQVSTPPPTDVQNAADFVARTRLMFDLAHLALQTDSTRVITLMIQGHNSVPPVQGITIDWHNLSHHGKDPEKLAQLRVIELEQMKLLAAFLAKLKSSKESGADLLANTMVLYGSNLGNASSHDTRNMPLLLAGGGFKHGQHLAGDQRNNTPAGQIFVAMLQRLGIETDNFASGRGRMKGLELA; from the coding sequence ATGAGCTTCATCAGCCGCCGACAGTTTCTCCGCGCCGCGGGTGTCTCGCTCGCGCTGCCCGCGCTCGACTCGTCTGCGCCGTTCGCCCGCGCCGCCGCCGCCGGACCCATCCGCCGCATGGTCTGCTGCTGCGCGACGCTCGGCATTCACGCGGAGAACCTGTTCCCCGCGACAACCGGGCGCGACTTCGAGCTGACGCCCTATCTGGAGCCGCTCAAGGAGTTTCGCCGCGGCTTCACCTTGTTCAGCGGCGTGTCGCATCCGGAGGTGGACGGCGGGCATTCGAGCGAGGCGAGCTTCCTGACGGCCGCGCCGCATCCGGGCGCGAGCAGCTTTCGCAACACCATTTCCCTCGACCAGTTCGTGCTTGAGAAGCTTCCGCCCGCGACGCGCTTCGGGAGCCTCGTGCTCAACACCGGCAACGGCGGCACCGGCCTTTCCGTCTCGCGCAGCGGCGTGAAGGTGCCGGCGGACTGGCGGCCGAGCGAGGTCTTCAAGAAGCTCTTCGTCAACGGCACGCCCCGCGAGGTCGCGCAGCAGGGCGACCGGCTGCGCGACGGCCGGAGCATCATGGACACCGTGGCCGGCGACGCGAAGCGGCTCCAATCCCGCGTGACCGCGCGCGACCGCGAGAAGCTCGACGAGTATTTCACGACCGTCCGCGAGGTCGAGCAACGGCTCAAGCTCGCCGAAGACTGGGCGAAGAAGCCGAAACCGCAGGTGAGCACGCCGCCGCCGACGGACGTGCAGAACGCCGCGGACTTCGTCGCCCGCACGCGCCTGATGTTCGACCTCGCGCACCTCGCCTTGCAGACCGACTCCACTCGCGTCATCACGCTGATGATCCAGGGCCACAACAGCGTGCCGCCCGTTCAGGGCATCACGATCGACTGGCACAACCTGTCGCACCACGGGAAGGACCCGGAAAAGCTCGCGCAACTCCGCGTCATCGAACTGGAGCAGATGAAGCTGCTGGCGGCGTTCCTCGCGAAGCTCAAGTCATCCAAGGAATCCGGCGCGGACCTGCTGGCGAACACGATGGTGCTCTACGGCTCAAACCTCGGCAACGCGTCGAGCCACGACACGCGCAACATGCCCTTGCTGCTCGCCGGCGGCGGGTTCAAGCACGGACAGCACCTCGCGGGCGATCAAAGGAACAACACGCCCGCCGGCCAGATTTTCGTCGCCATGCTCCAACGCCTCGGCATCGAGACGGACAACTTCGCCAGCGGCCGGGGCCGCATGAAAGGGCTCGAACTCGCATGA